The proteins below come from a single Gordonia pseudamarae genomic window:
- a CDS encoding YifB family Mg chelatase-like AAA ATPase yields MSSRVRALGTVYTVGLNAFEAKGLEVQASVGSGLPAFAVTGGVDNSVREARDRIRSAITNSGFKFPEGRLTVALSPAEIPKSGSGFDLAMAIAILVSAGEASPHRLPRTIVLGELALDGRVRPVRGILPALIHAAGHGFERAVVPYGNVDEALLVTELEIGGADSLGQVVSWLAGECVLDAVPRTPTDNTAETGGHRDDLADVVGQGEARHALEIAAAGAHHVLMTGPPGIGKTMLAKRIPGILPPLRREESLEVTAIHSIAGALSPGEPLVAEPPFIAPHHSTSATGLLGGGTGFARPGAASLAHRGVLFLDECAEMSPTVLDSLRQPLEEGEVSVPRRDGIARYPARFQLVLAANPCPCAPAHDVDCVCSSVARRRYLGKLSGPLMDRVDIRVRMDPPGPAALMTSGEETSAQVRARVVAARSAAVERWREFGWLTNSEVPGSVLRRRFRLRAEAMRPVELFLRDGRVTARGADRALRLAWTMCDLRGADTPTEDDVAQALLYRDRGSH; encoded by the coding sequence ATGAGCTCCCGGGTGCGTGCGCTGGGTACCGTGTACACGGTGGGGCTCAACGCCTTTGAGGCCAAAGGGCTGGAGGTGCAGGCTTCGGTGGGGTCGGGTCTGCCGGCCTTCGCGGTGACCGGCGGGGTGGACAACTCGGTACGCGAGGCACGCGATCGTATCCGGTCGGCAATCACCAATTCCGGTTTTAAATTTCCCGAAGGACGGCTGACCGTAGCGTTGTCGCCGGCCGAGATCCCCAAGTCCGGCTCCGGTTTCGACCTGGCGATGGCGATCGCGATCCTGGTGTCGGCGGGCGAGGCGTCACCGCACCGGCTGCCGCGCACCATCGTCCTGGGTGAACTGGCCCTCGACGGGCGCGTGCGCCCGGTCCGGGGCATCCTGCCCGCCCTGATCCACGCCGCCGGGCACGGCTTCGAGCGGGCGGTGGTGCCATACGGCAATGTCGACGAGGCGCTGCTGGTGACCGAGCTGGAGATCGGCGGGGCGGATTCGCTGGGGCAGGTGGTGAGTTGGCTCGCCGGTGAATGCGTGCTCGACGCGGTACCGCGAACACCGACCGACAATACCGCGGAGACAGGCGGACACCGGGACGACCTGGCCGATGTCGTCGGGCAGGGCGAGGCCCGCCACGCCCTGGAGATCGCCGCGGCCGGAGCCCACCACGTGCTGATGACCGGGCCGCCGGGTATAGGAAAGACGATGCTGGCCAAAAGGATTCCGGGGATCCTGCCGCCGCTGCGGCGGGAGGAATCGCTGGAGGTGACGGCGATCCACTCGATCGCCGGGGCGCTGTCGCCGGGTGAACCGCTGGTGGCCGAGCCACCGTTCATCGCTCCCCATCACAGCACCTCGGCCACCGGACTGCTGGGCGGCGGCACGGGTTTCGCCCGGCCGGGGGCCGCGTCACTGGCGCATCGCGGAGTGCTGTTCCTCGATGAATGCGCGGAGATGTCACCGACGGTGCTCGACTCGCTGCGGCAGCCGCTGGAGGAGGGTGAGGTGAGTGTTCCCAGGCGTGACGGCATCGCCCGCTATCCGGCGCGTTTTCAGCTGGTGCTGGCCGCCAACCCGTGCCCGTGCGCACCTGCGCACGATGTCGACTGCGTGTGCAGTTCGGTGGCGCGGCGGCGGTACCTGGGCAAATTGTCGGGCCCGCTGATGGATCGCGTCGACATCCGGGTGCGGATGGACCCGCCGGGCCCGGCCGCGCTCATGACCTCCGGGGAGGAGACCAGCGCACAGGTGCGGGCGCGGGTCGTGGCGGCCCGCTCGGCGGCGGTGGAACGCTGGCGCGAATTCGGCTGGCTCACCAACTCCGAGGTGCCCGGTTCGGTGCTGCGCCGGCGGTTCCGGCTGCGCGCCGAGGCGATGCGGCCGGTCGAGCTGTTTCTGCGAGACGGACGGGTCACTGCCCGTGGGGCCGATCGTGCCCTGCGTTTGGCATGGACGATGTGCGACCTGCGAGGTGCCGACACACCGACCGAAGACGATGTGGCACAGGCATTGCTGTACAGGGACAGGGGGAGTCACTGA
- a CDS encoding ribonuclease HII: protein MPVGDRWPPRRPVRRAANLRTLEFALHTSGLGPVAGVDEAGRGACAGPLVVAATILKPVQATSLADLDDSKKLTEATRERLYRAVTRNALAWHAVIIGAAEIDRIGIHVANIEGMRRAVAGLSTPPGYVLSDGFGVPGLTAPSLPVIGGDATAACIAAASVIAKVTRDRIMVGLDSDLPGYDFAVHKGYSTALHMSRIDDLGPCREHRMSYRNVAARAGGRGVGGERGGRPATPETADRDTLTG, encoded by the coding sequence ATGCCCGTCGGTGATCGGTGGCCGCCGCGTCGGCCGGTGCGTCGGGCCGCGAACCTGCGCACCCTGGAATTCGCCCTGCACACCAGCGGTCTGGGGCCGGTCGCCGGCGTTGACGAGGCCGGTCGCGGGGCATGCGCCGGGCCGCTGGTGGTGGCCGCCACCATCCTCAAACCGGTGCAGGCTACCTCGCTCGCCGATCTCGATGACTCCAAGAAGCTCACCGAGGCGACCCGGGAACGGCTGTACCGTGCGGTCACCCGCAACGCGCTGGCCTGGCACGCGGTGATCATCGGCGCCGCCGAGATCGACCGGATCGGCATCCACGTGGCCAACATCGAGGGGATGCGGCGCGCGGTCGCCGGATTGTCCACCCCACCCGGCTATGTGCTGTCCGACGGCTTCGGTGTGCCGGGTCTGACCGCGCCCAGCCTGCCCGTCATCGGGGGCGATGCGACGGCCGCGTGCATCGCCGCGGCCAGTGTGATCGCCAAGGTCACCCGGGACCGCATCATGGTCGGCCTCGACAGCGACCTGCCCGGCTACGACTTCGCCGTCCACAAGGGGTACAGCACCGCCCTCCACATGAGCCGCATCGACGATCTCGGGCCGTGCCGTGAGCACCGCATGTCCTACCGCAATGTGGCGGCCCGCGCGGGCGGCCGGGGCGTCGGAGGTGAGCGGGGCGGGAGACCGGCCACTCCCGAGACGGCCGATCGCGATACGCTTACCGGATGA
- a CDS encoding DUF2469 domain-containing protein: MSAEDLEKYETEMELSLYREYKDIVGQFTYVVETERRFYLANAVELAPRNTDGEVYFELRMSDAWVWDMYRPARFVKQVRVITFKDVNIEELEKPELRLPDQP; the protein is encoded by the coding sequence ATGAGCGCGGAGGATCTCGAGAAGTACGAAACCGAGATGGAACTCTCCCTGTACCGCGAGTACAAGGACATCGTCGGGCAGTTCACGTATGTGGTCGAGACCGAGCGACGCTTCTACCTGGCCAATGCCGTCGAACTGGCGCCCCGCAACACCGACGGAGAGGTGTACTTCGAATTGCGGATGAGTGACGCCTGGGTGTGGGACATGTACCGGCCGGCGCGATTCGTCAAGCAGGTCCGGGTGATCACGTTCAAGGACGTCAACATCGAGGAGTTGGAGAAGCCCGAGCTGCGTCTGCCCGACCAACCGTGA
- a CDS encoding YraN family protein, protein MSERESGGGPGAGAAGRENRPARIGRLGEDIAAGYVTDAGWSVLERNWRCRYGELDIVAVDGAALVVVEVKTRTGRMYPDPAEAVTPDKLAKMRRATAIWLAGQDSWFATVRFDVIAIRLDPIEPADTARAGLRHHVGVFA, encoded by the coding sequence ATGAGCGAACGGGAATCGGGTGGTGGGCCCGGCGCGGGTGCCGCGGGACGTGAGAATCGCCCGGCGAGAATCGGCAGGCTGGGCGAGGATATCGCCGCAGGCTATGTGACGGATGCCGGATGGTCGGTCCTGGAACGCAATTGGCGTTGCAGGTACGGCGAACTCGACATCGTCGCGGTGGACGGCGCGGCGTTGGTGGTGGTGGAGGTCAAGACCCGCACCGGCCGCATGTACCCTGATCCGGCCGAGGCGGTCACCCCGGACAAGCTGGCGAAGATGCGGCGTGCCACCGCGATATGGCTGGCCGGGCAGGACAGCTGGTTCGCGACCGTCCGGTTCGATGTCATCGCCATCCGGCTCGACCCGATCGAGCCCGCCGATACGGCCCGCGCGGGTCTGCGCCACCACGTGGGGGTGTTCGCATGA
- the lepB gene encoding signal peptidase I gives MADTQDQGSGADADGQHDDQNRADEVDAGNGRAETAGHGGPAPVTAQTPETDRPWRLKGDDPEDEPKKSSILREVVIIVGCVLVVTWLLQTFIGRQYVIPSESMEQTLHGCSGCTNDRIVIDKIAYRFGDPKPGDVVVFKAPTESWDGGWQSPRSSNSVINAIQDGLSWFGFAPPDENNLVKRVIATGGQTVACKNSDGKGVTVDGKPLTEPYIDKQLQADSVAGLGDSDFTNADSTPNSCYGQDFGPIKVPEGNVWVMGDNRLNSADSRYHITDELQGTVPVSDIRGKVRFIIYPFSRIGGVDAVNPQK, from the coding sequence GTGGCCGATACACAGGACCAGGGATCCGGCGCCGACGCCGACGGGCAGCACGACGATCAGAATCGGGCCGACGAAGTCGACGCCGGCAACGGTCGGGCCGAGACGGCCGGACATGGGGGACCGGCGCCGGTTACGGCACAGACCCCCGAGACGGACAGGCCGTGGCGGCTCAAGGGTGACGACCCCGAGGACGAGCCGAAAAAGTCCTCGATCCTACGTGAGGTCGTCATCATCGTCGGCTGCGTGCTGGTGGTGACCTGGCTGTTGCAGACCTTCATCGGCAGACAGTACGTGATCCCGTCGGAGTCGATGGAGCAGACATTGCACGGCTGTTCGGGCTGCACCAACGACCGCATCGTGATCGACAAGATCGCGTACCGGTTCGGCGACCCGAAGCCCGGCGACGTCGTCGTGTTCAAGGCGCCCACCGAATCGTGGGACGGCGGATGGCAGTCGCCGCGTTCGTCGAACTCGGTGATCAACGCCATCCAGGACGGGCTCTCGTGGTTCGGGTTCGCCCCGCCCGACGAGAATAATCTGGTCAAGCGGGTGATCGCGACCGGCGGTCAGACGGTGGCCTGCAAGAACTCCGACGGCAAAGGCGTCACCGTCGACGGGAAGCCACTGACCGAACCGTACATCGACAAGCAGTTGCAGGCCGACAGCGTCGCCGGACTGGGGGATTCGGACTTTACCAACGCCGACAGCACGCCCAACAGCTGCTACGGCCAGGATTTCGGCCCGATCAAGGTGCCCGAGGGCAATGTGTGGGTCATGGGCGACAATCGCCTCAACTCGGCCGATTCGAGGTACCACATCACCGATGAGCTTCAGGGCACGGTGCCGGTAAGCGATATTCGCGGCAAGGTGCGGTTCATCATCTATCCGTTCTCCCGGATCGGTGGTGTCGACGCGGTCAACCCGCAGAAGTAG
- the rplS gene encoding 50S ribosomal protein L19 gives MNSLDFLDKQSLRDDIPEFAPGDTLDVHVKVIEGAKERIQVFKGVVIRRQGGGVRETFTVRKVSFGVGVERTFPVHSPNIAKIDVLTRGDVRRAKLYYLRDLRGKAAKIKEKR, from the coding sequence ATGAATTCCCTCGACTTCCTCGACAAGCAGTCACTTCGTGACGACATCCCCGAATTCGCACCCGGCGATACCCTCGACGTTCACGTCAAGGTCATCGAAGGTGCCAAGGAGCGGATCCAGGTCTTCAAGGGTGTCGTGATCCGCCGTCAGGGCGGTGGCGTCCGCGAGACCTTCACCGTCCGCAAGGTGTCCTTCGGTGTCGGCGTGGAGCGCACTTTCCCGGTGCACAGCCCCAACATCGCCAAGATCGATGTGCTGACCCGTGGCGATGTGCGTCGCGCCAAGCTGTACTACTTGCGCGACCTGCGCGGCAAGGCAGCCAAGATCAAGGAAAAGCGCTGA